One genomic window of Coffea eugenioides isolate CCC68of chromosome 1, Ceug_1.0, whole genome shotgun sequence includes the following:
- the LOC113782465 gene encoding probable glucan endo-1,3-beta-glucosidase A6 yields the protein MARFTFLAFSSLLLLASLSITGAEMSAKVGICYGQLGNNLPTPSKSVELIQALKAKGVKIYDANPKILAALGGTPLQVSVMVPNEIITNISSNQTLADQWVKTNVVPFYRKTRIRYLLVGNEILSGPDKTTWFNLVPAMRRIRYSVKTFGLNKVKVGTPLAMDVLGSSFPPSSGSFRSDVSDKVLKPLLQFLDRTKSFFFIDVYPYFAWASQPASINLDYALLASKNITYTDPVSGLTYTNLLDQMLDAVIFAMKKLGYPNIRVFIAETGWPNGGDVDQIGANTYNAATYNRNVVKKLMAKPKIGTPARPGVVLPAFIFALYNENQKPGPGTERHFGLLYPNGTRVYEIDLSGKTPESEYKPLPEPTNNEPYKGKIWCVVGEGANRTALAAALGYACGQGNGTCDPIQPGGKCYEPNSLVHHASFAFSSYWAQFRKVGGTCYFSGLATQTIRDPSYGSCKFPSVTL from the exons ATGGCTCGTTTTACTTTTCTAGCGTTCTCCTCTCTTCTGCTTCTTGCTTCCCTTTCCATCACCG GCGCAGAAATGTCAGCCAAGGTAGGGATATGCTACGGCCAACTGGGGAACAACCTGCCCACCCCAAGCAAGTCCGTTGAGCTCATCCAAGCCCTCAAAGCCAAAGGTGTCAAAATCTACGATGCAAACCCAAAAATCCTCGCCGCTCTCGGGGGCACCCCCCTTCAAGTCTCGGTGATGGTGCCCAATGAGATCATCACCAACATTTCCTCTAACCAAACCCTAGCTGACCAATGGGTCAAGACCAACGTGGTCCCCTTCTACCGCAAGACTAGAATCCGGTACCTCCTGGTCGGCAACGAAATCTTAAGCGGCCCCGACAAAACAACCTGGTTTAATCTGGTTCCGGCCATGCGAAGAATCAGATACTCGGTCAAAACATTTGGTCTGAATAAAGTCAAGGTCGGAACTCCATTGGCTATGGACGTGTTGGGATCTTCGTTCCCTCCGTCCAGTGGCTCTTTTAGGTCCGACGTTTCTGATAAAGTCTTGAAGCCGTTGTTACAATTTTTAGATCGGACCAAGTCTTTTTTCTTCATCGACGTGTACCCTTATTTTGCGTGGGCATCCCAACCTGCCAGCATCAATCTTGACTACGCGCTGCTGGCGTCCAAGAACATTACCTACACGGATCCGGTTTCCGGTTTGACCTACACTAACCTGTTGGACCAAATGCTGGACGCGGTCATCTTTGCCATGAAGAAGCTCGGGTACCCGAATATCCGGGTATTTATTGCGGAAACGGGTTGGCCCAACGGCGGGGACGTGGACCAGATTGGAGCGAACACATACAATGCTGCCACTTATAACCGGAATGTGGTCAAGAAGTTGATGGCTAAGCCGAAGATCGGGACACCGGCCAGACCCGGCGTGGTTCTGCCTGCTTTTATTTTTGCTCTGTACAACGAAAACCAAAAGCCGGGTCCGGGCACGGAGCGGCATTTCGGGTTATTGTACCCGAATGGGACTCGTGTGTATGAGATTGATCTGTCTGGTAAGACGCCGGAATCCGAGTACAAGCCGTTGCCGGAGCCAACTAATAATGAGCCTTACAAGGGGAAGATTTGGTGCGTGGTGGGCGAGGGAGCAAACCGGACGGCATTGGCGGCGGCATTGGGTTATGCATGCGGGCAGGGGAATGGAACCTGTGACCCGATTCAACCGGGTGGGAAATGCTATGAACCGAATTCACTAGTCCACCACGCGAGTTTTGCTTTTAGCTCATATTGGGCCCAATTCAGGAAGGTTGGTGGGACCTGTTATTTCAGCGGTCTTGCAACCCAGACCATCCGAGATCCAA GTTATGGATCTTGCAAGTTCCCAAGTGTCACCCTTTGA
- the LOC113763156 gene encoding UV-B-induced protein At3g17800, chloroplastic: MDHCLAHKYPSSLSLLQSSLPPKLNPSRVSPFNFSGNITRRINFGGRTRSPYRRGFLVLAASGTGSECGEYRGLYTPVQPTTPAGRLLSTVLLNDPDYFPQVVQKQLEQLAVDRYEALLRMNLSSASHEACLHRRIAELKEHECQAAIEDAMYVLICSKFYEIRVHLVPQLSKCMYNGRLEILPSKDWELESIHSFEVLEMIREHLTTFVGWRANSSVTDKWAVTQISRLQLCQVYTASVLYGYFLKAASLRHTLEKNLLHMNFDLGLNVGSHFPVADMWALGSKAAMFGRVLSTRSTSVSEVSSNQANKGDKLRCYVMGFDPESLQMCAKPKSKEAANLIERQSFALFGDEKTGLLETNEVISTSFASLKRYVLEAIAFGSYLWDAEEYISTICELEDN; this comes from the exons ATGGACCATTGCCTTGCTCACAAGTATCCCTCCTCCTTATCTCTTCTCCAATCATCTTTGCCTCCCAAGTTGAACCCTTCTCGTGTTTCGCCCTTCAACTTTTCCGGAAATATCACCCGCCGGATCAATTTTGGTGGAAGGACTAGGAGTCCTTATCGGAGAGGGTTCTTGGTGTTAGCGGCTAGTGGTACTGGTAGTGAGTGTGGAGAGTACAGGGGTCTGTACACGCCGGTGCAACCCACGACGCCGGCTGGGAGGTTACTCAGTACTGTCTTGTTGAATGATCCCGACTATTTTCCTCAAGTTGTCCAGAAACAGTTGGAGCAGTTGGCGGTTGACCGCTATGAGGCCTTGCTCCGAATGAACTTGAGCTCTGCCTCCCATGAAGCTTGCCTTCATAG GAGGATTGCTGAATTGAAAGAGCATGAATGTCAAGCAGCAATTGAAGATGCTATGTATGTGTTGATATGTTCCAAGTTTTATGAAATTAGAGTGCACTTGGTTCCTCAACTTTCCAAATGCATGTACAACGGCAGACTTGAGATACTGCCTTCTAAGGACTGGGAACTTGAATCTATCCACAGCTTTGAGGTATTGGAAATGATCCGGGAGCACCTTACCACTTTCGTAGGCTGGAGAGCCAACTCTAGTGTAACAGACAAGTGGGCAGTCACTCAGATCTCTCGGCTTCAGCTCTGTCAAGTCTATACAGCTTCGGTTTTGTATGGATACTTCCTTAAGGCTGCCTCATTGAGGCATACTCTGGAAAAGAATCTGTTACATATGAACTTTGATCTTGGTCTGAATGTGGGAAGCCACTTTCCAGTTGCGGACATGTGGGCTTTAGGGTCAAAGGCTGCTATGTTTGGCCGTGTCCTGAGCACGCGATCTACATCAGTGAGCGAAGTGTCATCTAATCAGGCAAACAAAGGTGACAAGCTGAGGTGTTATGTGATGGGTTTTGACCCTGAAAGTTTGCAAATGTGTGCGAAGCCAAAATCAAAGGAGGCTGCAAACCTAATTGAGAGACAGAGTTTTGCACTGTTTGGAGATGAAAAGACTGGTCTGTTAGAAACTAATGAGGTAATTTCTACATCATTTGCAAGTCTCAAGAGATATGTTTTGGAGGCCATAGCTTTTGGTTCATACCTTTGGGACGCAGAAGAATACATCAGCACCATATGTGAGCTGGAGGACAACTGA
- the LOC113781236 gene encoding mRNA-capping enzyme-like, whose translation MCHQLLKLPVGKNKNLQFPGLHPVSLNRENIQLLKQRMYYATWKADGTRYMMLITNEGSYLIDRKFRFRRVQLRFPCRHTDGCGENAHHLTLLDGEMIIDTIPGSGEQVRGYLIFDIMAINSISLVGRPFCERWEMIEKEVIEPRNYESNQIQGSQNPHYRYDLETFGMRRKDFWFLSTVNSVLKDFIPKLPHAADGLIFQAWFDPYVPRTHEGLLKWKYAEMNSVDFLFEMVGHHQQLYLHERGKKKLMGATKAVFDDGSSPSLYSGKIIECSWNSEHRVWSYMRIRSDKSTPNDYRTYLQVMRSIEDNITEESLINEISRIVRLPIYACRIPSAKKPNDINIINIYVGSQKSSGYNS comes from the coding sequence ATGTGCCATCAATTGCTCAAGTTGCCAGTAGGGAAGAATAAGAATCTGCAATTTCCAGGCTTGCACCCAGTTTCGCTCAATCGCGAAAACATACAACTGCTAAAGCAAAGAATGTATTATGCAACATGGAAAGCTGATGGAACGCGATATATGATGTTGATTACCAATGAAGGCAGTTACTTGATTGATAGGAAGTTTCGGTTTAGGAGGGTTCAGCTTAGATTTCCTTGCAGGCACACTGATGGTTGTGGGGAGAACGCTCACCACCTCACTTTACTTGATGGTGAGATGATAATTGATACAATACCCGGTTCGGGGGAGCAGGTAAGAGGATACCTGATATTTGATATAATGGCTATTAATTCAATCTCCCTTGTGGGCCGACCTTTTTGTGAACGTTGGGAAATGATTGAGAAGGAAGTGATTGAGCCCAGAAATTATGAAAGTAATCAAATTCAAGGGAGCCAGAATCCTCATTATAGATATGATTTGGAAACATTTGGGATGAGAAGGAAGGATTTTTGGTTCCTCAGTACAGTCAACAGTGTGTTGAAAGACTTCATCCCAAAGCTTCCGCATGCTGCTGATGGCCTTATCTTTCAGGCTTGGTTTGATCCTTATGTTCCTCGAACACATGAGGGTCTTCTGAAATGGAAGTACGCAGAGATGAATTCAGTTGATTTTCTGTTTGAGATGGTTGGCCATCACCAACAGCTTTATCTTCATGAAAGAGGGAAGAAGAAGCTGATGGGAGCAACTAAAGCTGTGTTCGATGATGGTAGCAGTCCCTCTTTGTACTCTGGGAAGATCATTGAATGTTCTTGGAATTCTGAACATAGAGTATGGAGTTATATGCGGATTAGGTCGGACAAATCAACTCCGAATGACTATCGCACATATCTACAAGTGATGAGAAGTATAGAGGACAACATCACTGAAGAGTCCTTGATCAATGAGATCAGTAGAATAGTTAGACTACCAATATATGCATGTAGGATACCAAGTGCCAAGAAGCCTAATGATATCAATATCATTAACATTTATGTTGGTTCCCAGAAAAGTTCTGGTTATAACAGCTAA